Genomic DNA from Hordeum vulgare subsp. vulgare chromosome 2H, MorexV3_pseudomolecules_assembly, whole genome shotgun sequence:
tttttgcttgtttcaTGCTACAATTATATTAGTTTGACATAGTTTTGacacattattattattattattattattattattattattattattattattattataactAACATATCAATTCAATGCTTAGTGTCGGTTGTTATTTTCTACTACCTTTTATTTTTTAAGAAATCAAGTTTATGGAGCCAAAAAGAtgatagaaaaatcccatggtgaTTGAGCACATAGACAATAGAGGTAAATGGTTTAGCATCACCATTGCATCCCAAGGCAAGGTTGTGGAGATTTGGACATGATTTAAAAAAAGGAATATATTAATATCGCAAAGATATATCAATTACATCCAACCTTTACACCAACAAGATGTCGCAAAGACATCCAGATGCACACAAtccgaaaagaaaagaaaaaaaaaaggcctCGCCAGAGTGATCACCTCCTGTCAGCATGAGCACACAAACGAGCACCAAAGACAACACCGAGAAAACATAGAAGATCTTCAAAAGCGATGTCTTCAAGGCGAACATTCAAGCCAAagcaaatgatttggttttggatTTGCAGACCTCATAGTAGAGAACACCCAAAATGAGgttttattcacactgatcatttgGATAGTTTTCCTTATTAGTTATTATACATGAAAAATATGCAGCTTGCTATGATGTTATGGCAGGTGCACCTGGAGTTGCATTGTGCACAACGATGAAACACCCACAGCAATGTCACCCCTCATCTCTGTTTCGCTCAGACACCAAACATGAGGCTGAACTTGGTGGCAAGAGGAATAGATATGATGGCGGCACCAAGTGCAACACCAAATATACGGTGTGAGATGGAGAACGTAGCGCTCAGCTGTGGCTTCTTTAGAGGAAGATGGGGAGATAATGGCCGGTTCGCCACAGCAGCTGACAGGGGACGACTTGTGTGTAGGGATCGGCTTCCAGATGGGGGCATCTTCTGTCGCACAGCTCCAAAGGGAGTAGATGCATAACTCTTTGCTTGCCcaatgcttgaggagagtgtaagGCCatccatgttgttgaacaatgagTTTGATGTACCAAAGGCGCCTGAAAGGTAAACGATAACAAATGTGACAAGCCTTATTAGAAGAAATGAACTGCAGATTCCTATAAAGCAGAATAGCACAATTGATGGAAAATGACGGAAAGCAATGCCGATACTTGCATAATACCAATCACACATAGAGATTGCATGGCTTATGAACTAAAAAGATGGATGTTCCTCATTAAACAACACACGTGATTACGAAACCATATTCGGATGGAAATGAGATATAGATTCACTATCTTAACACACCAACCCAACCGCCCTATCTATCTAACGTTTTTTCCAGCCTGCACCTCAGCTGTTAATCCATTACACAACAAGAATGCAATTGAAAGGTGCTATACAGTTGGCATATGGCGTGATTGTTTGATATCTCGAAATTACTTGAGATATCATTAGTACGTATGAACAAAATAGCAAATTCGTCCAAGAGTGCGTACCACGGAGACAGAGAGCAAATGGAGCGCCGTTGAGGGGTTCAAATCGACTGTTTTTGTGATACCTGTCCATTACTGCACAAAGAAGAACCGATGCCAAAATATTAGCATCTAAGAAGCACCGATACGGCGacatgggtacaacaatttgttatgaTGTGAGATGGATACGATGATATGGATACTGCAATAAAATCATCACATGACAGAATAATTTGGAGATCAAAATACTGCCCACATTTGTTGCCTGACCAGAATTCTCTTAGGCTTATTGATTATCAATGATTAAATGATTTTCTCAATTACTGAACGATCGCCAATTTCCTCGATCCTCAAGCCCAGCACCCAATGCCCCACGTGGCAAACAAGCGCCAAGAGCACGGGATGACCACGTACGGGCAGGCAGCAGCACGGGAGGACGATTTGGGAAGAAAGTTACCTTGATCTACAGCAGGCGGCGGGCGACGGCCGCGGCGATGGCGATCGATTCCAGGAGGCGGCGAGCGATTCGCGGCGGTGGCAGGACCGGAGCAGCGACTGGAATAACTTGCGTCGCGCCAGACAGCTCCTGTGTAGGGTTAGGTTCGTGATGGGCCTTCCTGGGCTGGGCCGTCTGAAGTCGTGTCCCCTTCATAATCGCATTGTCTTCTTCGTTATCCTTTTACAATTTATAATCGGGAAAAGGGATGGTCTTTTGAAGTGTTGGTGCTTTTGTCTCGAAACAAAAATGAAGTATTGATGCTGCGGCAAAAAAAATAGGGAGTGTCTAATGAACACACATCTGTTTTTCGATTTGGTTTATGCCGCTTTCTAAGTCCAATCTCATTTAGACACGTGTCTATGGTCAGTAATTAGTGTACAACTCATTATAAAAACGTTTGTTTCTCTTCTGGGCTCAGGCCGGATTTATGCGTCCGAGGATACGTAGCTGGGCTCAGTTCACTAGTATATTCTTAACGGGCCGCGTACTCGGACCCGTGAAGGAAACCCACCACTCATGCAGCCCCTTACAT
This window encodes:
- the LOC123431306 gene encoding succinate dehydrogenase subunit 3-2, mitochondrial-like; translated protein: MDRYHKNSRFEPLNGAPFALCLRGAFGTSNSFIGQAKSYASTPFGAVRQKMPPSGSRSLHTSRPLSAAVANRPLSPHLPLKKPQLSATFSISHRIFGVALGAAIISIPLATKFSLMFGV